In Haloarcula limicola, the genomic stretch TGTCACCTCCCAGCCGTCGTCCTCGGGCGAGACGACGAAGGTCGAAATGCCGTCGTAGCCCGCGTCCGGTTCCGTGACGGCCTTCACCAGTATCGACCCGGCGACGTTCGCGTTCGTGATGAACTGCTTCGTGCCGTTGATGACGTACTCGTCGCCGTCTCGCGCCGCGGTGGTGTCCATGTCGCTGGCGTCGCTGCCGCTGCCGGGCTCGGTCAGCGCCCACGATCCGAGGTGGTCGCCCCGCGCGAGCGGTTCGAGCCACCGCTCTTTCTGCTCGTCGGTGCCGAACGACTCGATGGGCTTCGAACCGAGCGAGACGTGTGCCGCGTAGGAGAGACCGATAGAGCCGGAGACGCGGCCCAGCTCCTCACAGACCAGCGCGTACATCAACTGGTCGCCGCCCAGCCCGCCCCACTCCTCGCCGATGGGGACGCCCATCACGTCCAGTTTCCCGAGTTCGTCGAACACCTCGGCGGGGAACCGGTGTTCGTCCTCGATGTCCTGGGCGATCGGGGCGATCTCGTTCTCGCAGAAGTCCCGCACCGAGTCGCGCATCAGCCGGTGCTCGTCCGGGAGGTCGAACTCCATAGCACCGGCTACGGTCTCTGTCATCAAATACCATGCGGAGCACAAGCGCTATCCGCCGCCCATCCCTCGTCTCACCCAATGGCGTTTCGTCGGTTTCTCCGCGGGTCGGTCCCGTGGGAGCAACTGGAAGGAGTCGCGCGCGCGGTGCTCAACCGCTACGGCGAGTCGTCCGGCCGCGTCGTCTTCCTGGAGGCGGACAACTGGCTCTCGACGCCGTTCGTCGTCGAGGACCGCTGGTTCGTGAAGCTCATCACCCAGCAGAACTCGCTGGTCCACGCGCTGTTGACGACCGGCCGCAACATCGGCGCGTTCTCCTCGGGCACCGAGGGCTTCTTCGAGCACTTCGGGACGCCCGCCCAGATGGCCCAGCACGAACTCGAAGCGACCGAGCGGATGCGGGAACTGGGCGTGAACGCGCCCGAACCCATCGAGGCGTTCGAGCACAACGGGATGGGCGTGCTCGTCTTCGAGTACCTGCGGGACTTCGCCACGCTCGACGACCTGCCACCCGAGGCCGTCGAACGCCACGCGCCGACGGTGTTCGACTACCTCCACCGAATGCACGAGGACGGCCTCGCCCACGGCGACTTCCGCTGTGAGAACGTCCTCGTCGCCGACGGCGAACTCTACTTCATCGACGCGACCAGCGTCCGCGAGGAGGCCATCGCCGACGCGCGGGCCTACGACATCGCCTGCGCGCTGGGCGCGCTGGAACCGCTCGTCGGCGCGCACGCGGCGGTCGACGCGGCGGCCCGGCACTACACGCCCGAGGAACTGCTCGACGCCGACGAGTTTCTGGACTTCGTCAACATCCGCCCGGACCACGACTTCGACGCGGGGGCCATCCGCGGCGCGATCGAGCAGTACGCTAGCTGACGCCGGTCCGGGAACGCGCGGTGACGCCGATGCCCGCGAGGACCACGACACCCCCGGCGAGCGTCCACGCGCCCGGTAGCTCCGAGAGCAGGAGAAACGCCAGCAGCGCGCTCCCGACGGGTTCGCCCAGCAGCGAGACGCTCACGAGGCTCGATTCGAGGTGGCCGAGCGCCCAGTTGAGCACCGTGTGGCCGAACACGCCCGGACCGACGGCCATCAGGAAGAAGAGAACCCACTCGCGAGCGGCGTAGTCGACGACCGGGTGGCCGCCGGCGAGGACGAACGCGAACAGGCAAACAGCCGCGACGGCGTAGACGACGGTGACGTACGGGAACAGCGGGAACCGCTGGCGGAGCGAGCGCCCGGCCAGCACGTAGGCGGCGGCCATCACCCCGCCGAGGAGCGCCAGCGCGTTGCCGTACAGCGGTCGCGGGCCGACGCCGCCGCCGAGCAGTTCGCCCAGCGACATCACGACGATGCCGCCGACGGCGAGCAGGATCCCGACCGTCGTCCCGCGGATGATCCGCTCGTCCAGCAGCGCCCACGCGCCGACGGCGACGAACAGGGGCTGTGACTGGACGAGCGTCACCGAGGCGGCGACGCTCGTCCACGCGAGGCTCTCGAACCACGCGGCGAAGTGGACCGCGAGGGCGACGCCGGTGGCCGCGGCCGCCAGCAGGTCCCGGCGGGCGAGCTTCGAGAACGCGCCCGGGTCGCGCCAGAGCGCGAGCGGAGCCACTAACAGCGTCGTCATCGCCACGCGGTAGAAGGCCGCGACGCTGGCGGGCGCGTCGCTCGCTCTGACGAGGATGGCGCTCGTACTGACCGCGAGAACCGCGACGGCGAGGCCGACCCGCGGGTCGAAGTCCGCGAAGTCGGCGTCGGTCACTACGCGTCGTCCGGCACGTCGAAGTCGTGGAAGTGCTCGCCCTCCTCCTTCGAGAGGATGTCGAGGGCGGCCGCGCCGCCGTCGCCGGCGGAGATGATCGCCTGCCACTCCTGGTCGCGGCACATCGCGCCGGTGGCGTAGGCGTCCTCGACGCTGGTCTCCATCGAGACGTTCACGTCGACCACGTCGCCGTCGAAGTCACAGCCCAGCTCTTCGGCGAGCCCGCGGTCCGCGCCGGTCGCCAGCACCAGATACGGGGCCTCGACCTCCTCTCCGTCGACGGTAGCGACGAAGCCGTCGCCGCTCTCCTCGACGCTCTCGACCTCGCTCTCGCGCAGGTCGACGCCGAACTCCTCGACCTGATCGCGGGCGTCCTCCATGAACTCCGAGCCGTCCACGGAGTCGATGCCGAGGTAGTTGAACAGGTGGGCCTTGTGCATCCACGTCTCGTCCGTGTCGTAGACGACGGTGTCCAGCCCGTTCTTCGCGGTGAACAGTGCGGCGCTCAGACCGGCGGGACCACCGCCGACGACGAGTACGTCCGTCATGGGCGCTACTGCGTCCCACTGCCGGATAAAGCCACGGCTGTGCCATCTAATCGCACGACCGATCCGGCGGTGCGAACGCCGGCCGCCGCTCAGCCTTCCAGTAGCTCCTTGGTCCGCTGGTGGCGGTACCGAAACACGGGTTCCATCCCGAGGAAACCGACCGGTCCCACCGCGCGGCCGAGGGGGCCGCCCGGCAGCTCGTACTCGACGCGGTCGTGGACGATGGTCGCGTCGTCGCCGTCGGCTCGGAAGCGGTGGGTGTGCTCCCACTTCGGGAACGGCCCGTCTCGCATCACGTCCCGGAACACGGCGGTGCCCTCGTCCTCGTCGAAGCGGCGCTCGACGATCTCCGAGACCCAGCGCTGGCGCGAGCCGACGCCGAACGGTCGGGCCGTGGAGATGACGACTGCCCCTTCGTCGAGCACCTCGGGGTTCGGGTCGCCATCGGGCCCGCGCGTCTCCTCGACGCGGAGGTGCATCCAGTCCGGAGTGAGGGCCACGAGGCCGTCGCTCGTGGAGTGAAACGCCCAGACCTCGGAGAGCGGCGCGGACACGCGGACCTCCCGTTCGAAGACGACCATATCCCCCTTTCGGGCGACGAGGGCAAAATACCGGCGGTGGCGGCGGTTCGAGACGAGGCGACGACCGCGCCCGAGCTCAGGGCCAGATGCCCGCTTCCTCGGCGGCGGTGGCGACCCGCTCGATGGCGACGACGTACATCGCGGTGCGGAAGCTCGGCGCGTCGGTGCTCTCGTAGGTCGAGACGAGCTCATCGAAGGCGTCCGTGATGATCCGTTCGAGCTCGTCGTTGACGCGCTCCTCGTCCCAGTAGAAGCGCTGGCGGTTCTGGACCCACTCGAAGTACGAGACCGTGACGCCGCCGGCGTTGGCCAGGATGTCCGGGAAGACGGCGACGTCCCGCTCGGTCATCACGTCGTCGGCCGCCGGCGTCAGCGGGCCGTTGGCCGCCTCGACGACGATGTCCGCCTGCACTTCCTCGGCGAGATCGCCGTCGATGGCGTTCTCCAGCGCCGCCGGGATCAGCAGGTCGACGTCCATCGTCAGCAGTTCCTCGTTGGAGAACTCCTCGCTCGCCCCCTCGAACTCGGCGAGCGAGCCCGTCTCGCTCTTGTGGTCTTTCGCCGCTCGCGTGTCGAGCCCGTCGGCGTCGTACACCGCGCCCGAGGAGTCGGAGACGGCGACGACGTCCGCGCCGAGGTCTTCGATGAGCCGCGCGGCGACGGACCCCGCGTTGCCGTAGCCCTGGACGGCGACGGTCGCGCCCTCGATGTCCTTCCCGAGGTAGTCGAAGGCCTCGCGGGTCGTCAGCATCACCGACCGCCCGGTGGCCTCCATCCGGCCGGCGCTCCCGCCGGAATCCTGTCCCTTCCCGGTGACGACGCCGGGTTCGGTCGTGTTCTCTAGGGTCTCGTAGGTGTCCTTGATCCAGTTCATCTCGCGCTGACCGGTGTTGACGTCCGGCGCGGGGATGTCGCGGTCCTCGCCGATGAGCGGGCGGAGCTCCTCGGCGAACGACCGGGTGATGCGCTCCATCTCGTCGGCCGAGTAGTCGTCGGGGTCGATCTTGATGCCGCCTTTCCCGCCGCCGTAGGGGATGCCGACGGCGGCACACTTGTAGACCATCCACCCGGAGAGAGCCTTCACCTCGTCGCGAGAGACGTTCGGGTGATAGCGGATGCCGCCCTTGTAGGGGCCGCGGTCGCCGTTGAACTGCGAGCGATACGCGCGGAACACCTCGATAGAGCCGTCGTCCATCTCGACCGAGAGGTTCGTCTCGAGCACGCGCTCGGGGTTTTTCAAGCGGTCGAGCACGTCCGGCGAGTACTCGAGATAACCGGCGGCGTCGTCGATCTGCTCCTGCAAGCTCTCGAAGGGATTTACCTCGTCAGACATACGCTAACAGTGGTCGACCGACAGGAAAAGGATACCGCCGTCATTGGCAGGCAGGGGCCTACCCGCCCGTGAACACTTCGTCGGCGCGGATGCGGAGGACGATCCGCTCTGTTTGGATCGGGTTCGGATACTCGTCTTCGCCCATGTACCGCTTCGCCAGTTCGTCGATGTGCTCGCGTGCGCCCTCGGTCGTCACCTTGTCGACTTCCCCCGTTATCGAGAGGAACCGATACGGGTTCTCGGGGTCGGTCATGCTCGCGGCGACCGTCGGGTCGTTCTCGACGTTCTTCGCCTTCCGTCGATGCCGTTCGGTGTTGACGAGCAGGCGGTCGCCCTCGGCGTCGTAGTCGACCCAGACGGGCGTCGAGTGGGGCCTCCCGTCGGGTAGCATAGTCACGACGTGGGCGAACGTCGGCTTCTCGAACAGGTCGTGGTACGCCTCGGGTATCGATGGCACACGACACACGTCGGCCCGCGGGGGTATAGCTCCTCGGGCGCTCACTCGCGGCCGGCGTTCGCCCGCTCTAAGACCCGTTCGGCCTGCCGGATCTGCGGCGCGTCGATCATCTCGCCGTCGACGACGAAGACGCCGCCGCCCGCCTCGTCGCGCGCCGCGAGGATGCGCTCGGCCCACTCGACCCGCGCGGGCGTCGGCGTGAACACCTCGTTGATGATGGTCGCCTGCGCCGGGTGGATGGCGAGTTTCCCGTCGTAACCCAACTGGAGCGCGCGCTTCGCCTCTCGCTGGAGCCCCTCGTCGTCGGTGTAGGAGGGGAAGTGCGTGTCGATGGGCGTCACGTCCGCGGCCCGCGCCGCGAGGACGACGTGCTGGCGCGCGTGCTCGACTTCGCTCCCGTCCTCAGTCCGGGTCGCACCGATGTCGCCGGCGAGGTCCTCGGCCCCGAATATCAGCGCTTCGACGGCCTCGGCGGCGGCGATCTCCTCGGCGTGGAGGACGCCCGCCGCGGACTCGACGAGGGCCAGTATCGGACAGTCGACGCCCGCGTCCGCCAACAGCTCCGCGAGCCGACGTGCGTCGTCGGCGTCGCTCGTCTTCGGGAGCATCACGCTGTCCGGCGTCGGGCCGTCGAGGACCACGGCGAGATCCTCGGCCGCGCCCTCGTCGACCGGGTTGACGCGAACGCAGACCTCGCAGTCGGCCGGGAACACGTCAGAGAGCGCGTCGTGGACGGTCTTCCGGGCCGCGGGTTTCCGGTCGGGAACGACGGCGTCTTCGAGGTCGAAGACTACCACGTCGGCGTTCGTCTCCGGTGCCTTCCGCAGTTTCCCGGCGTCGTCGCCGGGGGAAAAGAGGATGCTACGACGGGGCATGCCACTGCATACACTCCCCCGGTCCCTAAGTGTCGGCGCTTGCAGTTCCGCCGGCGAGTCGCGTCTCGTCCGATTCGACCCCGGCGATGGGACTACTGCTAAGGGACCGGCGTGCGTTCCCGTCGGTATGACAGGCCTCTATTACGAGGAGTTCGAGGAGGGCGAGACCATCCGTCACGGGAAACGGCGGACGATAAGCGAGAGCGACAACCAGCGCTTCTGCGACCTGACGATGAACCAGCAGCCGCTCCACTTGGACGCCGAGTTCGCCGGCGAGACGCAGTTCGGCGAGCGACTGGTCAACGGGCTCTACACGATGTCGCTGGCGGTGGGCCTGACGATCCCGGACACGACGGACGGCACCATCGTCGCCAACCTCTCCTACGACGACGTGGAGCACCCCGCGCCGGTGTTCCACGGCGATACGATCCGCGCCGAGACGACGGTGACCGGGACGCGACTCACCAGCGACGAGGAACGCGGCGTCGTCACGATGCGGGTCGACGTCTACAAGGGGGACGACACGCTCGTCTGCACGTTCGAGCGGACCGCGCTGGTCGAGCGGAAACCGGAGTGACCGTGGCGGGAGCAGAGAGATCACGGCCGAATACGAATCGCCTCGCCCGCTTCGGCGTCGCGCTCGTCGGTCTCGCGGCGCTCATCGTCGCCGTCTCGCTGGCGACCGGGATTCGCATGGTCGCGCTGGCCCCCTCTACATGTTCACGCCGATGGTCGCCGGTCTCGTCGCCGTGCTCACCAGCGATATCTCGCTGTCGACGGTCGGTCTGCGACTCGGGCGGCCGCGGTGGCTGGCCGCCGCGGCGCTGGTCGCGCTGCCGCTCGTCGGCCTGACGCTCGTCCTCTCGCTCGCGGTCCCCGGCGTGTCCTTCGACCCGGCGGCGAATCCGCTGCCGGGCGTCCCGCTCCCCGGCGGCGTGGCCGGCCTGCTCGCCGTTTTCGGGGTCGTCCTGGTCGCCGGAGTGACGATCAACGCTGTCTTCGCCTTCGGCGAGGAGTTCGGCTGGCGCGGCTACCTGCTGTGGGAACTCGCGCCGCTGGGGTTCTGGAAGGCGTCGCTCTCCATCGGCGCGCTGTGGGGTCTCTGGCACGCGCCCGTCATCCTCGACGGCTACAACTTCCCGTCGTTTCCGGTGGTCGGCGTCGGGATGATGGCGCTCGCCTGCGTCGCGTTCTCCCCGCTCTACACCTATCTCGTCGTGCGCGCCGACTCGGTCTTCGCGGCGGCGCTTCTACACGGCGTCTTCAACGGCTCCGCCGGGTTCGTGGCGGTGTACGCGCGGTCCGACAGCGAGCTAGTCGCGCAACTGGTCGCCAGTCCGGTCGGTCTCGCGGGGGCCGCCGTGTTCGGGCTCGCGGCGGCGCTGCTGGCGGTCCGCGGGACGCCGGAACTCACTCGTGAGACGCTCGGCGGGCCTGCCCCCGCTTCGACGGCCGACTGACCGCCGTTACAGGATCGCGCCGTGTTTCTTCTCGGGACGGTCCTTCTCGACGGTCTCGTACATCTCGAAGCGGGCGGCCAGCTCCGCCCGCAGGTCGCTCGGCGGGACGATCTCGTCGATGACCACCTCGCTGGCCATCCGGTGGGCGTCGATGT encodes the following:
- a CDS encoding NAD(P)/FAD-dependent oxidoreductase, which encodes MTDVLVVGGGPAGLSAALFTAKNGLDTVVYDTDETWMHKAHLFNYLGIDSVDGSEFMEDARDQVEEFGVDLRESEVESVEESGDGFVATVDGEEVEAPYLVLATGADRGLAEELGCDFDGDVVDVNVSMETSVEDAYATGAMCRDQEWQAIISAGDGGAAALDILSKEEGEHFHDFDVPDDA
- a CDS encoding MaoC family dehydratase encodes the protein MTGLYYEEFEEGETIRHGKRRTISESDNQRFCDLTMNQQPLHLDAEFAGETQFGERLVNGLYTMSLAVGLTIPDTTDGTIVANLSYDDVEHPAPVFHGDTIRAETTVTGTRLTSDEERGVVTMRVDVYKGDDTLVCTFERTALVERKPE
- a CDS encoding pyridoxamine 5'-phosphate oxidase family protein, yielding MPSIPEAYHDLFEKPTFAHVVTMLPDGRPHSTPVWVDYDAEGDRLLVNTERHRRKAKNVENDPTVAASMTDPENPYRFLSITGEVDKVTTEGAREHIDELAKRYMGEDEYPNPIQTERIVLRIRADEVFTGG
- a CDS encoding CPBP family intramembrane glutamic endopeptidase gives rise to the protein MFTPMVAGLVAVLTSDISLSTVGLRLGRPRWLAAAALVALPLVGLTLVLSLAVPGVSFDPAANPLPGVPLPGGVAGLLAVFGVVLVAGVTINAVFAFGEEFGWRGYLLWELAPLGFWKASLSIGALWGLWHAPVILDGYNFPSFPVVGVGMMALACVAFSPLYTYLVVRADSVFAAALLHGVFNGSAGFVAVYARSDSELVAQLVASPVGLAGAAVFGLAAALLAVRGTPELTRETLGGPAPASTAD
- a CDS encoding acyl-CoA dehydrogenase family protein, whose product is MEFDLPDEHRLMRDSVRDFCENEIAPIAQDIEDEHRFPAEVFDELGKLDVMGVPIGEEWGGLGGDQLMYALVCEELGRVSGSIGLSYAAHVSLGSKPIESFGTDEQKERWLEPLARGDHLGSWALTEPGSGSDASDMDTTAARDGDEYVINGTKQFITNANVAGSILVKAVTEPDAGYDGISTFVVSPEDDGWEVTTVWEKMGLNASPTCELQFDDCRIPEDRLLGEEGDGWDQTKRTLNGGRISIAALSVGLAQGAYEAAKSYATEREQFDQPISKFDAVRDKIVEMDRKIERARLLTHKAAAAYDAGDADDLTRLAALAKLDASEICREVAEDAVQVLGGYGYTTDFAPQRFYRDAKLMEIGEGTSEIQRLVLGRELGL
- a CDS encoding Glu/Leu/Phe/Val family dehydrogenase, translated to MSDEVNPFESLQEQIDDAAGYLEYSPDVLDRLKNPERVLETNLSVEMDDGSIEVFRAYRSQFNGDRGPYKGGIRYHPNVSRDEVKALSGWMVYKCAAVGIPYGGGKGGIKIDPDDYSADEMERITRSFAEELRPLIGEDRDIPAPDVNTGQREMNWIKDTYETLENTTEPGVVTGKGQDSGGSAGRMEATGRSVMLTTREAFDYLGKDIEGATVAVQGYGNAGSVAARLIEDLGADVVAVSDSSGAVYDADGLDTRAAKDHKSETGSLAEFEGASEEFSNEELLTMDVDLLIPAALENAIDGDLAEEVQADIVVEAANGPLTPAADDVMTERDVAVFPDILANAGGVTVSYFEWVQNRQRFYWDEERVNDELERIITDAFDELVSTYESTDAPSFRTAMYVVAIERVATAAEEAGIWP
- a CDS encoding SRPBCC family protein codes for the protein MVVFEREVRVSAPLSEVWAFHSTSDGLVALTPDWMHLRVEETRGPDGDPNPEVLDEGAVVISTARPFGVGSRQRWVSEIVERRFDEDEGTAVFRDVMRDGPFPKWEHTHRFRADGDDATIVHDRVEYELPGGPLGRAVGPVGFLGMEPVFRYRHQRTKELLEG
- a CDS encoding RIO1 family regulatory kinase/ATPase, which encodes MAFRRFLRGSVPWEQLEGVARAVLNRYGESSGRVVFLEADNWLSTPFVVEDRWFVKLITQQNSLVHALLTTGRNIGAFSSGTEGFFEHFGTPAQMAQHELEATERMRELGVNAPEPIEAFEHNGMGVLVFEYLRDFATLDDLPPEAVERHAPTVFDYLHRMHEDGLAHGDFRCENVLVADGELYFIDATSVREEAIADARAYDIACALGALEPLVGAHAAVDAAARHYTPEELLDADEFLDFVNIRPDHDFDAGAIRGAIEQYAS
- a CDS encoding DMT family transporter, which codes for MTDADFADFDPRVGLAVAVLAVSTSAILVRASDAPASVAAFYRVAMTTLLVAPLALWRDPGAFSKLARRDLLAAAATGVALAVHFAAWFESLAWTSVAASVTLVQSQPLFVAVGAWALLDERIIRGTTVGILLAVGGIVVMSLGELLGGGVGPRPLYGNALALLGGVMAAAYVLAGRSLRQRFPLFPYVTVVYAVAAVCLFAFVLAGGHPVVDYAAREWVLFFLMAVGPGVFGHTVLNWALGHLESSLVSVSLLGEPVGSALLAFLLLSELPGAWTLAGGVVVLAGIGVTARSRTGVS
- a CDS encoding HpcH/HpaI aldolase/citrate lyase family protein, coding for MPRRSILFSPGDDAGKLRKAPETNADVVVFDLEDAVVPDRKPAARKTVHDALSDVFPADCEVCVRVNPVDEGAAEDLAVVLDGPTPDSVMLPKTSDADDARRLAELLADAGVDCPILALVESAAGVLHAEEIAAAEAVEALIFGAEDLAGDIGATRTEDGSEVEHARQHVVLAARAADVTPIDTHFPSYTDDEGLQREAKRALQLGYDGKLAIHPAQATIINEVFTPTPARVEWAERILAARDEAGGGVFVVDGEMIDAPQIRQAERVLERANAGRE